Proteins encoded together in one Astatotilapia calliptera chromosome 7, fAstCal1.2, whole genome shotgun sequence window:
- the lcat gene encoding phosphatidylcholine-sterol acyltransferase gives MGSAGHLSLVLLLAFLLGLHHSSGFWIVNVVFPPPAKPKVPSNSTPPLIIVPGNLGNRLEAKIDKPSLVHWLCYKKTEKWFPLWIDLNMFIPIGVDCWIDNIRLAYNRTTRRSSNSPGVQVRVPGFGQTYSIEYLDYNRLAGYFYTMVEHLVNVGYIRNETVRGAPYDWRVAPNENAEYLAKLQNLVEEMYNQYQEPVYLVGHSMGCHYVLYFLNQQPQAWKDKYIRGFISLGAPWGGAVKVLKVLASGENDGLSMISNLKIREEQRMVTTNAWMLPLEGIWPSDHVFISTPNFNYTTKDYQRFFKDIDNEEGWYMLEDTKNLTSDLHPPGVEVWCMYGMGLPTAVTNIYDEVFPNGDPVDFVYADGDGTVDTFSMSLCKRWVGKQEKPVHITEFRGLFHLDMVFHEKVLNQIQDILEGKSDTPTEVDVRTDTEYRRSGV, from the exons ATGGGATCCGCAGGACACTTGAGCTTAGTGCTGCTGCTTGCATTTCTGCTGGGGCTTCATCACTCCTCAGGTTTCTGGATCGTCAACGTTGTCTTTCCTCCCCCAGCCAAACCTAAAGTACCCAGCAACAGCACTCCTCCACTTATTATCG TACCGGGGAACCTGGGGAACCGTCTGGAAGCCAAAATAGACAAGCCGTCGCTGGTCCACTGGCTGTGCTACAAGAAAACTGAGAAATGGTTCCCACTGTGGATCGACCTCAACATGTTCATACCCATAGGTGTGGACTGCTGGATCGATAACATCAG ACTCGCTTACAACAGGACAACTCGGCGGTCATCCAACTCACCCGGGGTGCAGGTGCGAGTGCCTGGATTTGGGCAGACCTATTCCATTGAATATCTTGACTATAACAGACTGGCTG GTTACTTTTACACCATGGTGGAACATCTGGTCAACGTGGGCTACATCCGAAACGAGACCGTCCGCGGAGCACCGTATGATTGGAGAGTAGCTCCTA ATGAGAATGCAGAGTACTTAGCAAAGCTGCAAAACCTGGTTGAGGAGATGTACAACCAGTATCAGGAGCCTGTCTACCTGGTGGGACACAGCATGGGATGCCACTATGTCCTCTACTTCCTCAACCAGCAGCCTCAAGCCTGGAAGGACAAATACATCAGAGGCTTCATTTCTCTAGGAGCGCCATGGGGGGGTGCAGTAAAAGTACTCAAGGTCCTGGCTTCAG GAGAAAATGATGGCCTCTCGATGATTTCGAACCTAAAGATTCGGGAGGAGCAGAGGATGGTAACCACCAATGCGTGGATGCTTCCTCTAGAGGGCATCTGGCCAAGTGACCACGTATTCATCTCCACGCCGAACTTTAACTACACTACAAAGGACTACCAACGGTTTTTCAAAGACATTGATAATGAGGAAGGCTG GTATATGTTGGAGGACACCAAGAACCTCACTAGTGATCTCCACCCTCCTGGCGTCGAGGTATGGTGTATGTATGGCATGGGCCTTCCAACTGCCGTAACAAACATCTACGACGAGGTCTTTCCCAACGGGGACCCAGTGGACTTTGTTTATGCCGATGGAGACGGCACGGTGGACACGTTCAGCATGAGTTTATGCAAACGCTGGGTGGGGAAGCAGGAGAAGCCCGTCCATATCACAGAGTTCAGAGGGCTGTTCCATCTGGATATGGTGTTTCACGAAAAGGTGCTCAACCAAATCCAGGACATCCTGGAGGGCAAATCGGACACACCCACAGAGGTTGATGTCAGAACTGACACTGAATACAGGCGTTCAGGAGTTTGA